A window of Ciconia boyciana chromosome 27, ASM3463844v1, whole genome shotgun sequence contains these coding sequences:
- the LOC140644504 gene encoding uncharacterized protein, with the protein MSGRCLLCIGDDGVTAQPQPPPRPSCGVLLPPARRVKAGSRRLFCLGVERSLQQCLRCCAWVSVWAPAVPAVAPACRVRSVVACRAGLVLDAGQKCTWELSGSRAALLVAHGQASGATPAAQRAAWALGVPGPAFWQWKIPKIPPVSGVDFIAVLAPVAKTLVSSPSAGLRTAIDFWIKSETWLLCLGVLGEGGVCACRHPSWMGQQVKGVMHLGLRRLRGLPSSAQSWQQRCISSRVPAGSQWAQARPPAQGGGSELHRRRCFCNVAFSGHADMAGLVVLSNAGGDAAASTSFIPSSGVRLL; encoded by the exons ATGAGTGGGAGATGTTTGCTGTGCATTGGGGATGATGGTGTGACCGCTCAaccccagcctcctcccaggCCCTCCTGCGGGGTGCTCCTGCCCCCGGCGAGGCGGGTGAAGGCTGGAAGCCGGAGGCTGTTTTGTTTGGGAGTTGAGCGATCCCTTCAGCAATGCCTGCGGTGCTGCGCATGGGTCAGCGTCTGGGCACCTGCAGTGCCGGCTGTGGCTCCTGCCTGCCGAGTCCGGAGCGTGGTGGCCTGCAGAGCCGGCTTGGTGTTGGATG CAGGGCAAAAATGCACTTGGGAACTttcagggagcagagcagctctgctcgTAGCGCACGGCCAGGCTTCAGGAGCGACGCCAGCAGCTCAGCGAGCAGCCTGGGCTTTAGGAGTGCCTGGCCCCGCGTTTTGGCAG tggAAAATCCCCAAAATCCCACCGGTCTCGGGAGTGGATTTTATCGCGGTGCTTGCGCCTGTTGCAAAGACTCTGGtttccagcccctctgcagGACTGCGCACAGCGATTGATTTTTGGATTAAATCCGAGACCTGGCTGTTGtgcctgggggtcctgggtgaAGGTGGAGTCTGTGCCTGTCGCCACCCCTCCTGGATGGGGCAGCAG GTCAAGGGGGTGATGCATCTTGGCCTGAGACGTCTCCGAGGTCTCCCCTCCTCTGCACAGTCTTGGCAGCAGAGATGCATCTCGTCCCGTGTCCCCGCTGGCAGCCAGTGGGCTCAGGCACGTCCTCCTGCGCAAGGCGGGGGCTCGGAGCTCCATCGGAGGAGATGCTTCTGCAACGTGGCTTTTAGCGGACACGCAGACATGGCCGGACTCGTGGTGCTCAGCAATGCCgggggagatgctgctgcctcCACGTCCTTTATTCCCAGCAGTGGGGTGAGGCTGTTGTGA